The following proteins are co-located in the Streptomyces sp. NBC_01198 genome:
- a CDS encoding alpha/beta fold hydrolase → MTLPDGRSPLPAGALDAAETVLPLDGGGIHVCQDGPRDAPALLLIHGSAASTRSWDAIVPALAASHRVIRIDLLGHGRSAKPVDGDYGISEQARRAARVLDLLGAERAVVAGHSSGGLTAVALAEQHPELVTALALINTGPHLDAFTAKQAGTIGPAQWPPTDEQIRRFASGAFREGYAIPQELVDELRGMAFHAFTSAMQASLGYLGQQPVPDRLANLGKPLQVIYGQLDGRWRPSSFADYGAVPGARLDPLPGVGHTPILEAPAPTAALLLSFTATHRA, encoded by the coding sequence ATGACTCTTCCTGACGGTCGATCACCTCTGCCAGCCGGCGCCCTGGACGCGGCGGAGACGGTGCTGCCCCTGGACGGCGGCGGCATCCACGTGTGCCAGGACGGCCCGCGCGACGCCCCCGCCCTGCTGCTCATCCACGGCTCGGCCGCGTCCACCCGCTCGTGGGACGCGATCGTGCCGGCGCTGGCCGCGTCCCACCGGGTGATCCGGATCGACCTGCTCGGCCACGGGCGGTCGGCGAAACCGGTCGACGGCGACTACGGCATCTCCGAGCAGGCGCGCCGGGCCGCCCGCGTACTCGACCTGCTCGGCGCCGAACGGGCCGTCGTCGCCGGCCACTCCAGCGGCGGCCTGACCGCGGTCGCCCTCGCCGAGCAGCACCCCGAGCTGGTAACCGCCCTCGCGCTCATCAACACCGGCCCGCACCTGGACGCCTTCACCGCCAAGCAGGCGGGCACGATCGGCCCGGCCCAGTGGCCGCCGACCGACGAGCAGATCCGGCGTTTCGCGAGCGGTGCCTTCCGCGAGGGCTACGCGATCCCGCAGGAACTCGTCGACGAACTGCGTGGCATGGCCTTCCACGCCTTCACCTCGGCGATGCAGGCCTCCCTCGGCTACTTGGGGCAGCAGCCCGTACCCGACCGGCTGGCGAACCTCGGCAAGCCCCTCCAGGTGATCTACGGCCAGCTGGACGGCAGATGGCGTCCGTCGTCCTTCGCCGACTACGGCGCCGTGCCGGGTGCCCGGCTCGATCCGCTGCCCGGCGTCGGCCACACCCCCATCCTGGAGGCCCCGGCCCCCACCGCCGCGCTGCTGCTGTCCTTCACCGCGACCCACCGGGCCTGA
- a CDS encoding VOC family protein: protein MTTSFGAIVLGTPDPAALADFYRELLGWEEVTREPEWVRLRSPESERPGLSFQLEPDHEPPVWPQRPGSQQMQAHLDLMVDDLDAEVARAVALGASVEAYQPQDDVRVLRDPHGHPFCLFLP, encoded by the coding sequence ATGACCACGAGCTTCGGCGCCATCGTCCTGGGGACTCCCGATCCGGCGGCCCTCGCGGACTTCTACCGCGAGCTGCTCGGCTGGGAGGAGGTGACGCGGGAGCCGGAGTGGGTCAGGCTGCGCTCGCCGGAGAGCGAGCGGCCGGGCCTGAGTTTCCAGCTCGAACCCGACCACGAACCACCGGTGTGGCCGCAACGTCCGGGCAGCCAGCAGATGCAGGCGCACCTCGACCTCATGGTCGACGACCTGGACGCCGAGGTGGCGCGGGCCGTGGCGCTGGGCGCGAGCGTCGAGGCGTACCAGCCGCAGGACGACGTACGCGTCCTGCGGGATCCGCACGGGCACCCGTTCTGCCTCTTCCTGCCATGA
- a CDS encoding MFS transporter: MGSEGAVAPGQQARQRGGRGLVRYFLAALLVRGADSGATVGVVLLALNARGHPGGGAAAGGLLAAALSAPHLFGPWLAHRLDRARDGRRLLAAAFVLYAVALACTAVAVGRVPLGVALCTTAVAGCCGPLLTGGLSSRLAALAGRGERPQRRAQGWDAMTYGLGGTLGPAVVAGAAVLTGPRAALLALCLAAAAAAGFTLALPPDRAGARGPAAVPGVREGLTLLVSHPALRRVTLLTLISALELGALPVIATTYGPHLSHHAAAGAVLTTALGLGNLAGSLLVTVVPLRGEPEIWARRLFAVLAGTTVLAACAPGYSLALAGFALVGVANSLSFTSTLASRSAYAPPGARAQIFVTSAGLKVALASVGTAVAGAAAGLGGRALLLMAAGATTLAVLVALADRLATSDGPAAPSATAGRQQAPGAAGAASHPADLRTDGGS, encoded by the coding sequence GTGGGATCGGAGGGCGCGGTGGCGCCGGGACAGCAGGCACGCCAGCGCGGCGGTCGAGGGCTGGTCCGTTACTTCCTGGCCGCGCTGCTCGTCCGTGGCGCCGACAGCGGGGCGACGGTCGGCGTGGTGCTGCTCGCGCTGAACGCCCGCGGGCACCCGGGCGGCGGGGCCGCCGCCGGCGGCCTGCTGGCGGCGGCGCTGAGCGCACCGCACCTGTTCGGCCCGTGGCTGGCGCACCGCCTGGACCGCGCGCGGGACGGCCGGCGGCTGCTCGCTGCGGCGTTCGTCCTCTACGCCGTCGCGCTGGCGTGCACGGCGGTCGCGGTGGGCCGGGTCCCGCTCGGTGTGGCGCTGTGCACGACCGCTGTCGCCGGATGCTGCGGCCCGCTGCTCACCGGTGGGCTGAGCAGCCGGCTGGCCGCGCTCGCCGGCCGCGGCGAACGCCCCCAGCGCCGCGCGCAGGGCTGGGACGCCATGACGTACGGGCTCGGCGGCACCCTCGGCCCGGCCGTGGTGGCCGGCGCGGCGGTGCTCACCGGCCCGCGGGCCGCGCTGCTGGCGCTGTGCCTCGCGGCCGCCGCCGCGGCCGGTTTCACCCTCGCCCTGCCGCCCGACCGCGCCGGCGCCCGCGGCCCCGCTGCGGTGCCCGGCGTCCGGGAAGGCCTCACCCTGCTCGTCAGCCACCCTGCGCTGCGCCGGGTCACCCTCCTCACCCTGATCTCGGCGCTGGAACTCGGCGCGCTCCCCGTCATCGCCACCACCTACGGGCCGCATCTCAGCCATCACGCGGCCGCCGGGGCGGTGCTGACGACGGCGCTCGGTCTCGGCAACCTCGCGGGCTCCCTTCTGGTGACGGTCGTCCCGCTCCGCGGCGAGCCGGAGATCTGGGCGCGGCGGCTGTTCGCCGTGCTGGCCGGCACCACCGTCCTGGCCGCGTGCGCGCCCGGCTACAGCCTCGCGCTGGCCGGGTTCGCGCTGGTCGGGGTGGCCAACTCGCTGTCCTTCACCTCGACTCTGGCGTCGAGGTCGGCCTACGCGCCGCCCGGTGCGCGGGCGCAGATCTTCGTCACCAGCGCGGGTCTGAAGGTCGCGCTTGCCTCGGTCGGCACCGCGGTGGCGGGCGCGGCCGCCGGGCTGGGCGGGCGCGCCCTCCTGCTCATGGCCGCGGGCGCGACCACGCTGGCCGTACTCGTCGCGCTCGCCGACCGGCTGGCCACCTCGGACGGCCCGGCGGCCCCGAGCGCGACCGCCGGCCGGCAGCAGGCGCCCGGCGCAGCCGGGGCCGCGTCGCACCCCGCCGATCTCCGCACGGACGGCGGGTCCTGA